One window from the genome of Rhodopirellula halodulae encodes:
- a CDS encoding tryptophan halogenase family protein, translated as MTHSADCPSDGQLRIVVVGGGTAGWMSAATLKRRLKCHVTVIESDRVPSIGVGEATIPAIVDWIENMGVAEDEFIRRTGATYKLAIRFDNWVEPTHRYWHPFGICGSPIDGLDLIHTWRRGVRQGWLPADSKYTDFSFQRELCELGRGPREAGQPSLAHNYAFHLDAGKLATFLQEIAVAEGVNHIIGDVCGANLDACGDIQSLTLNEQSAVAAELFIDCSGFAGALIQKVMRSEWVDWSDQLICDRAITMRRPQVQICQGEKSHEDGPVVLPPYTISTGMKSGWSWQIPLHQTTGCGYVFSSAHLSDEEARDELIGLAGGDFDTTETKVVPMRVGMRPESWVGNCVSIGLSAGFVEPLESTGIFLVQRALDEFVECLPTTGNNLSFVDSCDTRSFNQRMTEVYHQVRDFVLMHYVVSRRRDTPFWREAATVLIPESLQLLLEEYTSTGRVRLPERDPTFLDVNHHYILSPAGIHPGRVPGHPEPDTARTQQQAAFLQHIQSTHTDIASKLPSHRSLMDAIHL; from the coding sequence GTGACGCATTCCGCCGATTGTCCCTCGGACGGCCAACTTCGCATCGTTGTCGTTGGTGGCGGGACAGCGGGTTGGATGAGCGCGGCCACGCTGAAACGACGTTTGAAGTGTCATGTGACGGTGATTGAGTCGGACCGCGTTCCATCGATTGGCGTGGGCGAAGCAACGATCCCCGCCATTGTCGACTGGATCGAAAACATGGGCGTGGCGGAGGACGAGTTCATTCGCCGAACCGGTGCGACTTACAAGCTCGCGATTCGATTTGACAATTGGGTGGAGCCGACACATCGATACTGGCATCCGTTCGGCATCTGCGGCAGCCCGATTGATGGATTGGACCTCATTCACACTTGGCGACGGGGAGTCCGACAGGGTTGGTTGCCTGCGGACTCCAAGTACACCGACTTTAGCTTTCAGCGAGAGCTGTGCGAACTTGGACGTGGTCCACGCGAAGCGGGGCAACCGAGCTTGGCACACAACTACGCCTTTCATCTCGACGCGGGCAAACTGGCAACGTTCTTGCAAGAAATCGCAGTGGCCGAAGGCGTCAATCACATCATCGGGGATGTGTGCGGTGCAAACCTTGACGCGTGTGGTGACATTCAATCACTTACTCTGAATGAACAATCCGCGGTGGCTGCCGAACTGTTCATTGATTGCAGCGGTTTCGCCGGTGCTCTGATTCAAAAAGTGATGCGATCGGAGTGGGTCGATTGGTCGGACCAGTTGATCTGTGATCGCGCCATCACGATGCGTCGGCCGCAGGTCCAGATTTGCCAGGGTGAAAAAAGTCACGAGGACGGGCCAGTCGTATTGCCGCCTTACACCATCAGCACAGGTATGAAGTCCGGATGGTCTTGGCAGATCCCGTTGCATCAAACCACGGGATGCGGCTACGTGTTTTCGTCAGCGCACCTGAGCGACGAGGAAGCTCGCGATGAATTGATCGGCCTAGCCGGTGGCGACTTTGATACCACGGAAACGAAAGTCGTCCCGATGCGGGTTGGCATGCGACCGGAGTCCTGGGTCGGCAATTGTGTGTCGATTGGCTTGTCCGCTGGATTTGTCGAACCGCTCGAGTCGACAGGGATTTTTTTGGTCCAACGTGCCCTGGATGAGTTCGTGGAATGTCTTCCAACCACAGGGAACAATTTATCGTTCGTAGACTCCTGCGACACCCGATCATTCAATCAACGAATGACGGAGGTTTACCATCAGGTGCGAGACTTCGTCCTGATGCATTACGTTGTTTCACGGCGTCGCGACACACCGTTTTGGCGGGAGGCAGCTACCGTCCTGATTCCTGAATCGCTCCAGTTGCTGCTGGAAGAGTACACCAGCACAGGCCGAGTCCGATTGCCTGAGCGGGACCCGACGTTCCTGGATGTGAACCACCACTACATCCTCAGTCCCGCGGGAATCCATCCGGGCCGCGTGCCGGGACATCCCGAACCGGACACAGCTCGCACGCAGCAGCAAGCGGCCTTTTTGCAGCACATCCAATCGACTCACACGGACATTGCGTCAAAACTGCCGTCGCACAGATCGCTGATGGATGCGATCCATCTGTAG
- a CDS encoding alkaline phosphatase D family protein has translation MKPSNLTFIAVCLLTVCIDASVASAQRDPNRLTHGPMLGRPTATSVPVWARTSDSGEFTVHYGTQAPGQHGGDLSDHVSEPAQTRIEHDNTGVVSLKNLKPDTRYHYRIFVNGRPQGEHGSFRTLPDAENSRSEHNPEGLFNFRFQIGSCANQNPLHGIGHSSPTYQHLNADWADKVHFHIMNGDWLYEELREYPAEAWRLTQGIARLPFPVQVMPTVTGVWENYKLYLSRNHDLADWHRNVPSMFTFDDHELVNDIWGASEAGKRHRRTVFRDIGTYAWNDYLGWANPFDSRQRLHVGSATLKAGSDLLVDPQTNFHQLPLNEMLNLHVHWGTDTAGVNDMAYDTDDGNANSYVYDILEVVDEHTVRLHMPAKADGKVSYSIGQRSYGKFRVANCDFFLLDTRGDRDMHDVSQRDKPGVSMLGEHQREWLLREMKASDAPFTFLISTVPMMIPHSGAGGFEADEANKEEAWTGFLDEREALIDTWDDMDKQVFVMTGDLHNSFAIQVTDNVWEFCCGPHNSVNHVPALDESDRPATGKFQFGPRECDIRWSSYVLADLPRLERLYPHFCVVQVNNVFNMPIQQGGKRLVAYPHPQIVFQYYNGWTGELAYAESISLPRE, from the coding sequence ATGAAGCCTTCCAACCTGACATTCATCGCGGTTTGCCTTCTTACAGTTTGCATCGATGCTAGTGTTGCATCGGCTCAGAGAGATCCCAACCGGCTCACCCACGGTCCCATGCTGGGGCGTCCGACGGCAACCAGTGTTCCCGTATGGGCTCGCACCTCCGACTCCGGTGAGTTCACCGTCCACTATGGCACCCAGGCCCCGGGCCAACACGGCGGCGACCTGTCCGACCATGTCAGCGAACCTGCTCAAACGAGAATCGAGCATGACAACACAGGTGTCGTCTCGCTGAAAAACCTTAAGCCCGATACTCGGTATCACTACCGCATCTTTGTAAACGGTCGCCCTCAAGGCGAACACGGCAGTTTCCGAACACTACCCGACGCTGAAAACTCTCGCTCCGAACACAACCCAGAAGGCTTGTTCAACTTCCGATTCCAAATCGGTTCTTGCGCCAACCAGAACCCGCTGCACGGGATTGGACACAGCAGCCCCACCTACCAACATCTCAATGCTGATTGGGCCGACAAAGTTCACTTCCACATCATGAACGGCGATTGGCTCTACGAAGAACTGCGCGAGTACCCGGCGGAAGCTTGGCGTCTGACCCAAGGCATCGCTCGACTTCCTTTCCCGGTACAAGTGATGCCAACGGTGACCGGTGTTTGGGAGAACTACAAACTCTACCTCTCACGCAACCACGACCTGGCTGACTGGCATCGCAACGTGCCGTCCATGTTCACCTTTGATGACCATGAACTGGTCAACGACATTTGGGGAGCCTCCGAAGCCGGCAAGCGTCACCGCCGAACCGTTTTCCGAGACATTGGCACCTACGCCTGGAATGACTACTTGGGATGGGCGAATCCCTTCGACTCGCGACAACGTTTGCATGTTGGTTCAGCGACACTGAAGGCGGGCAGCGATCTGTTGGTCGATCCGCAAACCAACTTTCACCAGTTACCGCTGAATGAGATGCTAAATCTCCATGTTCACTGGGGAACCGACACCGCCGGCGTCAACGACATGGCGTATGACACCGACGACGGCAACGCGAATTCTTATGTGTATGACATTTTGGAGGTGGTGGATGAACACACCGTTCGGTTGCACATGCCTGCCAAAGCCGATGGCAAAGTGAGTTATTCCATCGGCCAACGAAGCTACGGCAAATTCCGAGTCGCCAACTGCGATTTTTTTCTGCTCGACACGCGAGGCGACCGCGACATGCATGACGTCTCGCAGCGTGACAAACCAGGCGTTTCGATGCTGGGTGAACATCAACGTGAATGGTTGCTTCGCGAAATGAAGGCCAGCGACGCACCGTTTACATTTTTGATTTCCACGGTCCCCATGATGATTCCTCACAGCGGTGCCGGAGGGTTCGAAGCCGACGAAGCCAACAAAGAAGAAGCCTGGACTGGTTTTCTCGATGAACGAGAAGCGTTGATCGATACTTGGGATGACATGGACAAACAGGTTTTTGTGATGACGGGCGACCTTCATAACAGCTTCGCCATTCAAGTCACAGACAATGTTTGGGAGTTCTGCTGTGGACCTCACAACAGCGTGAACCACGTGCCGGCACTCGACGAGAGTGACCGTCCCGCAACGGGCAAATTTCAGTTTGGTCCGCGTGAGTGCGACATTCGCTGGAGCAGTTACGTGCTGGCGGACTTGCCACGCCTGGAGCGGCTTTACCCGCACTTCTGCGTGGTCCAGGTCAACAACGTTTTCAACATGCCAATTCAGCAAGGCGGCAAACGTCTGGTCGCCTACCCACATCCGCAGATTGTGTTTCAATACTACAACGGTTGGACCGGCGAACTCGCGTACGCGGAGTCCATTTCGTTGCCACGCGAGTGA
- a CDS encoding cation diffusion facilitator family transporter, with product MGNCDHSCDPATQSSDAAESDHACEGTHHHGLTSAGKLNSVSDARLLWSVLLNQFLTVAQVIAGLLSGSVALLSDAAHNFSDANSLLIAYIARRIARREANQRYTFGYRRAELIGATINLTLLGVVGCYLIYEAVHRFFDPQPIIGWLMAVAAGIALAVDLGTALLLWAMSKGSLNVRAAFIHNLVDAAGSVAVLIGAAAVIYLDWLWVDPLLTLLIAAYILLQVARMLPEAARILMEGAPANFPFDEMIAAVRSIDGVIGIHHVHLWELDETHRALEAHVVMEPSRFEDMETIKHGIKTYLSDEHNIRHSTLEFEFANTFDCHGPDAEVIHIACP from the coding sequence ATGGGAAATTGCGACCACTCCTGTGACCCGGCAACTCAAAGTAGCGACGCCGCCGAGAGTGACCATGCATGTGAAGGAACGCACCACCATGGGCTCACCTCCGCCGGAAAACTGAATTCCGTTAGTGACGCGAGGTTGCTCTGGTCCGTTCTGCTGAATCAATTTTTGACGGTCGCCCAGGTCATCGCTGGATTGCTTTCAGGAAGCGTGGCATTGCTGTCCGATGCCGCTCATAACTTCAGCGATGCGAACTCACTGCTCATCGCCTACATCGCCAGAAGGATTGCCCGCAGAGAAGCCAACCAGCGATACACCTTTGGATATCGTCGAGCGGAGCTGATTGGTGCAACCATCAACCTCACGTTGCTGGGTGTAGTCGGATGCTATCTGATCTACGAAGCCGTGCATCGTTTCTTCGACCCGCAACCAATCATTGGCTGGTTGATGGCGGTTGCCGCAGGAATCGCACTCGCCGTGGACTTGGGAACCGCGTTGTTGCTTTGGGCGATGAGCAAGGGATCACTCAACGTGCGTGCGGCGTTCATCCACAACTTGGTGGACGCGGCTGGCAGCGTTGCCGTCTTGATTGGCGCGGCGGCTGTGATCTACCTGGACTGGCTATGGGTGGACCCGCTGCTGACGTTGCTGATCGCGGCTTACATTTTGCTTCAAGTCGCCCGGATGCTGCCCGAAGCCGCTCGTATTTTGATGGAGGGTGCCCCCGCGAATTTTCCGTTTGACGAAATGATCGCGGCTGTTCGCTCCATCGATGGTGTGATTGGCATTCACCATGTTCACCTCTGGGAACTCGACGAAACACATCGAGCCTTGGAAGCTCATGTGGTGATGGAACCTTCGCGGTTTGAGGATATGGAGACCATCAAACATGGTATCAAGACTTACCTCAGCGACGAACACAATATTCGACACTCCACCCTGGAATTCGAATTCGCCAACACTTTTGATTGCCACGGACCCGATGCGGAAGTGATTCACATCGCTTGTCCGTGA
- a CDS encoding ZIP family metal transporter, which produces MFVPESLLAVYCVLIMTASVSGGWLPSLVRMTHLRTQLLMSFVAGLMLGIAMLHLLPHSMHKISSASNAGGGVLIGIITMFILLRAFHTHVHGHAESHEHHHAHGHDHGHSHDHEHSHRHDHDHSSHEHQDNESQSPKSHRLSSKPLGWLGMLFGLGLHTLMDGVALAASIAAEAQHSPWLGLAGLGTFMAIALHKPLDAFAITSVMSKGGWTSAQRTMVNLTFSVACPIGAIAFYFGATQLSNTDALLGWGLALSAGFFVCIALSDLLPEVAFHDHDRLKLTTALLLGVALAVVIESLPGHNHSIVPPTHPTQPDTLLDEDVIVSLAT; this is translated from the coding sequence TTGTTTGTCCCCGAATCTCTTCTCGCGGTGTACTGCGTGCTGATCATGACAGCATCCGTCAGTGGCGGTTGGCTGCCGTCGCTGGTGCGGATGACTCACCTTCGCACGCAATTGCTGATGAGTTTCGTCGCCGGCTTGATGCTGGGAATCGCCATGCTGCATTTGCTGCCGCATTCGATGCACAAAATCAGCTCGGCTTCCAACGCGGGCGGTGGAGTTCTAATCGGCATCATCACGATGTTCATTCTGCTGCGAGCCTTCCACACGCATGTCCACGGGCACGCGGAATCGCATGAACATCATCACGCCCATGGCCATGACCACGGACACAGCCATGACCACGAACACAGTCATCGGCACGATCACGATCATTCCAGTCATGAACATCAAGATAATGAATCGCAATCTCCCAAATCTCATCGTCTCAGCAGCAAACCACTGGGATGGCTCGGCATGCTGTTCGGTTTGGGGCTCCACACGTTGATGGACGGGGTCGCGTTGGCAGCCAGCATCGCCGCCGAGGCTCAGCATTCGCCATGGTTGGGTTTGGCAGGCCTTGGAACGTTCATGGCGATTGCACTTCACAAACCATTGGATGCATTTGCGATCACGTCTGTCATGAGCAAGGGTGGATGGACATCGGCGCAGCGTACGATGGTCAATTTGACCTTCTCCGTCGCCTGCCCCATCGGTGCGATCGCGTTCTACTTTGGTGCAACACAACTGTCCAACACGGATGCTTTGTTAGGCTGGGGTCTCGCTCTTTCAGCTGGCTTCTTTGTCTGCATCGCGTTGTCGGATTTGCTACCAGAAGTCGCCTTTCATGATCATGATCGACTAAAACTAACCACCGCGTTGTTGCTGGGCGTGGCGTTGGCAGTCGTAATTGAAAGCCTGCCTGGACACAATCATTCCATCGTCCCGCCGACCCATCCGACTCAGCCCGACACGTTGCTAGACGAAGACGTCATCGTCTCATTAGCAACGTGA
- a CDS encoding amino acid ABC transporter permease codes for MSNIPFAALVLTRILAASEVQAAPLPLQGAGTILTETPMLLAIGNTPEFADDWFAAIATTLKLIAVSTSIAALLGIPAAFCVSLLRPKHPLVQLWALVSLTSSVMPLILLAAAWEATAGKFGWLITTMTGGNLWWVGWIHGMHGAAMVGLATAWGTRRISSVAIQQAALDFSPAGTWWRVRFPIALPWITAAMIGVMVLASTEMSVADLHSVRTVADQFYLFYSVDPDTTSVLVSTLIPMVLGGVPALLWFALYRRRWKVAAETSAHSQQPPLTPNDSTTSPMRLVATVGVSLSTLLLLLPLVGLVIQTGHSVEVVDGQREATFQWSASMRAISEAPGLFREEIVWTIQLALFSILLTVPIAFAFARCARSFPRVGVLFDALGTMLFLIPGPVIGMTVAALFRLPLSGLDRLATHTLIPTLLAVGVRSTLVAYAILRSGYDAIDEPSWLAGRMDGSIAWRFWNLERPRLIGPLAIAGLAVAIVSAGDVPAAMPVLPPGVTTTGTRLFGLLHSGARYQEASLAMMHIAMVLGICGLMLGVQLHLRGRSKDVD; via the coding sequence ATGAGCAATATTCCGTTCGCAGCGTTGGTCCTGACTCGGATTTTGGCTGCGTCTGAAGTTCAGGCCGCACCTTTGCCGCTGCAGGGCGCCGGCACGATCCTGACCGAAACCCCAATGCTGTTGGCCATCGGCAACACGCCGGAATTCGCCGATGACTGGTTCGCGGCCATCGCCACCACGCTGAAGCTGATCGCGGTGTCGACGAGCATCGCGGCTTTGTTGGGAATCCCCGCGGCCTTTTGCGTCAGTCTGCTTCGGCCCAAACACCCACTGGTCCAGTTGTGGGCATTGGTTTCGCTGACGAGCTCGGTGATGCCATTGATCTTGCTGGCGGCCGCCTGGGAAGCCACCGCGGGCAAGTTCGGTTGGTTGATCACGACCATGACGGGCGGCAACCTTTGGTGGGTGGGATGGATCCATGGCATGCACGGTGCCGCGATGGTTGGTTTGGCGACCGCCTGGGGCACACGTCGCATCTCATCGGTCGCCATCCAGCAAGCAGCCCTCGACTTTTCGCCAGCGGGGACTTGGTGGCGAGTCCGTTTCCCCATCGCCCTTCCCTGGATCACTGCTGCGATGATTGGAGTGATGGTGCTGGCCTCGACCGAGATGAGCGTGGCGGATTTGCACAGCGTGCGAACCGTTGCCGATCAGTTCTATCTGTTCTACAGCGTGGATCCGGACACCACCTCGGTGTTGGTCAGCACCCTCATCCCCATGGTGCTCGGTGGTGTCCCCGCTCTGCTTTGGTTCGCACTGTATCGTCGTCGCTGGAAAGTCGCCGCTGAAACGTCCGCTCACAGTCAGCAACCGCCCCTCACCCCGAACGATTCAACAACCTCACCGATGCGTTTAGTCGCGACAGTGGGTGTTTCGCTCTCGACCTTGCTGCTGTTGTTGCCCTTGGTGGGCCTGGTCATTCAAACCGGACATTCCGTTGAAGTCGTCGATGGACAACGTGAAGCAACCTTCCAGTGGAGTGCCTCAATGCGAGCGATCAGCGAAGCTCCCGGGCTATTTCGCGAAGAGATTGTTTGGACGATCCAGTTAGCGTTGTTCAGCATTCTGCTCACGGTTCCCATCGCATTTGCATTTGCGCGATGCGCCCGATCGTTTCCACGAGTGGGCGTCCTCTTTGATGCACTCGGAACCATGTTGTTTTTGATTCCCGGTCCGGTCATCGGGATGACGGTCGCCGCGTTGTTCCGGCTACCACTGTCCGGACTGGATCGGTTGGCGACTCACACGCTGATTCCAACTCTGCTCGCGGTTGGGGTTCGCAGCACGTTGGTGGCCTACGCCATTCTGCGCAGCGGCTACGACGCGATCGATGAACCCTCCTGGTTGGCGGGACGCATGGACGGGTCCATCGCTTGGCGTTTCTGGAACCTCGAACGACCTCGACTGATCGGGCCATTGGCAATCGCCGGCTTGGCGGTGGCGATCGTGTCGGCGGGTGATGTGCCCGCTGCAATGCCCGTGCTCCCCCCCGGCGTGACGACAACGGGCACCCGGCTTTTTGGCCTACTGCACAGCGGAGCTCGTTATCAAGAAGCCTCTTTGGCAATGATGCACATCGCGATGGTGCTGGGGATTTGCGGTCTGATGCTGGGTGTTCAACTCCACTTGCGTGGACGAAGCAAAGACGTAGATTGA
- a CDS encoding ABC1 kinase family protein — MKLTSIPQLYRNLRRGREILVVLRRYGLADWISRSRRLPLQNWIKDRSGVPLTQYTRAERIRLAITELGPTFIKVGQVLAARPDLVGHEISEELKQLRNEVSPDPMEVVESTLTEELGKDFRKHFKNIEPAPLATASIGQVHRAELIDGTRVVLKVQRRGIDKMMREDLDVLEGLAQWADHVDALAMWGPSDMVRQLMPMILRELDFNRERSNLKQFAQILETDQKDIVVPAVFDQLCTRRVLVMEEMVGEPLAKIFERDGMTPDETSDLMTRADLPTDLGRTLARTYLRMVFEDGFFHADPHPGNLFCLSDGRLAILDFGMTGRIDEAMRESIEEMLAAINAGDCRRLTRLIRRVGNPRVDLDQSALEIDVADFVDTYGRQTLDRFDLSGCLNQLSEILHRHGIGLPNQSALLLKMLISLEGTLREIGVGFDSLDIVRSYLRRVMIRRLTPARRLRQARRIYLESEAFLENAPEQLLSLMNQARLGQLQVRLEPKRFAPVVNRLVVGLMASAVFLGSALLLSYEVAPVLFPDQPMLGIQRLSVLGLLGLIASFSVMVALCLAILRSE; from the coding sequence ATGAAGTTGACATCAATCCCACAGTTGTACCGCAATCTCCGTCGTGGACGCGAGATCCTGGTGGTGCTGCGCCGCTACGGGTTGGCGGATTGGATCAGTCGATCACGTCGGTTGCCGCTGCAGAATTGGATCAAGGATCGATCGGGCGTTCCGCTCACACAGTACACACGCGCTGAACGCATCCGTTTGGCGATCACCGAACTGGGGCCGACCTTCATCAAAGTCGGCCAGGTTCTCGCCGCCCGCCCTGACTTGGTCGGCCACGAAATCTCCGAGGAACTCAAACAGCTTCGCAACGAAGTGTCGCCGGATCCGATGGAGGTGGTGGAGTCGACGTTGACCGAGGAGTTGGGCAAGGACTTCCGCAAGCATTTCAAAAACATCGAACCCGCGCCGCTTGCCACCGCATCGATCGGCCAAGTTCATCGAGCGGAATTGATTGACGGAACGCGTGTGGTCCTCAAGGTCCAACGTCGCGGCATCGACAAAATGATGCGAGAGGATCTTGATGTCCTCGAAGGGTTGGCTCAATGGGCGGATCACGTGGACGCCCTCGCCATGTGGGGACCATCGGATATGGTGCGTCAGCTCATGCCGATGATCCTGCGTGAGCTGGACTTCAACCGTGAACGCAGCAACCTCAAACAGTTCGCACAGATCCTGGAAACGGATCAAAAGGATATCGTCGTCCCCGCTGTCTTCGATCAGCTCTGCACGCGTCGCGTGTTGGTCATGGAGGAAATGGTCGGCGAACCGCTCGCGAAAATTTTTGAGCGGGACGGAATGACGCCGGACGAAACCTCAGACCTGATGACTCGAGCGGACTTGCCTACGGATCTGGGGCGAACACTCGCCAGGACCTACCTTCGGATGGTCTTCGAAGATGGTTTTTTCCATGCGGATCCGCATCCCGGCAATTTGTTTTGTTTGAGCGACGGTCGTTTGGCGATTCTCGATTTTGGAATGACCGGACGCATCGATGAGGCGATGCGGGAATCCATTGAAGAAATGCTGGCCGCGATCAATGCGGGAGACTGTCGACGATTGACCCGATTGATTCGTCGAGTCGGCAATCCGAGAGTGGACTTGGATCAATCCGCGTTGGAAATCGATGTCGCGGATTTTGTTGATACATACGGACGACAGACGCTGGACCGATTCGATCTGTCGGGGTGTCTGAATCAGCTCAGCGAGATCCTCCACCGACACGGAATTGGACTTCCCAACCAATCGGCTTTGCTGTTGAAAATGCTGATCTCGTTGGAGGGGACGCTGCGAGAAATCGGGGTCGGGTTCGATTCGCTCGACATCGTTCGATCGTATCTGCGACGAGTGATGATTCGTCGTCTGACACCCGCCCGACGGCTGAGACAAGCGAGGCGAATCTATCTGGAAAGCGAGGCCTTTCTAGAGAACGCGCCGGAGCAACTGTTGTCGCTGATGAATCAAGCTCGTTTGGGGCAACTGCAAGTTCGATTGGAACCCAAACGATTCGCCCCCGTCGTGAACCGCTTGGTCGTTGGGTTGATGGCCAGCGCGGTCTTTTTGGGCTCGGCGTTGTTGTTGTCCTATGAAGTCGCACCAGTACTGTTTCCGGATCAACCGATGCTCGGGATCCAGCGGCTCAGTGTGCTGGGACTGTTGGGATTGATCGCCAGTTTCAGCGTGATGGTCGCACTTTGCCTCGCAATTTTGCGAAGCGAGTGA